One stretch of Rosistilla oblonga DNA includes these proteins:
- a CDS encoding beta strand repeat-containing protein, producing the protein MLFGSLSGGSIYGQMPEGGNITAGVGTIATEGLTTNITTATDRAIIDWNNFSVGQGSTVNFNQPGVDSAVLNRVLSSGTPSLINGAINSNGNVFLVNPSGIVVGSTGVINTNGFVGSTLDISNSKFMEGEDLQFSGDSTAAIINQGTIATGSGGAHLLAHEIHNSGTITSNGGSINLATGGTIQLPNGNSYIQADIQSIANGISETASLIKNSGTVRVTGALRVGGEVYLVNPNGNVVNEGTIAAQLTQSDSQLAGGSVRIDASGGSAEIGGTIDVSGTEGGFVAVSGDSVHLDDAMIDASGTQGGGEVLVGGGHRGGDSRIANAANTFVSADTVIDVSATEAGDAGTAIVWSDVATEFWGTIVGRANGATGNGGFAEVSGSELIFRGLADLSAAAGEFGTLLLDPAIFTVDGASAPALRRQWGLSNLIIEASTRIDVVADLFPTDLSDVPLTTGTPTSLTMRDELGGVNSIDIVVAADITETRTGDDAAVTSSFLANSGTFAIEPGGSVSMKGKTVITAANIDLDGTLSSARGLTFNAFDDITKTYTENVGMGDGATGTFSLSDSDLGNIRSRLTILGGDFDLDFDGAAGFQQRLEIQGEALNIDSYSGSGLKLTGTSLDVNGPITGSTATGSTSTSVADTFEYIGPTFQTIGLGSGAGAVTLDAADLAGITGFSQFIIGNTHTASSALSAVGADLSAFANVVLRGSQISFDNVSIKENLALQTQNLVITNPVTKTNNTGSLEITPLNTSISIGIGDGTSGGFQIRTEELDYLGRYDDLSVSTSFGDLDINVDFQTASQYPNSLSFSTTSGTIYVDNLKTASDHIRLSSSDLVIATDADALHQTFNNAGGGTLELVKPTGGFGATMKIGAGASGNWTLTNAEIDEITGFTDIDFHNQVAGGTISLQDADLTGITAVDGATTFTADNFIVSGTEGLKIDGSLELNIASSFGGTGPIETLSAQPQTLDINVSSSLGIGNGTAGSVNINQSELDRFIGFDKFDFSGQATHVNATFDKDVSIDSGAFNTTITQLTHTVSGKSTDITANNIVGGTITSDGDVNLSATQDIDGAPRLTLNRGDIGGSNADGDVNFESANGDIAVAIINPNDGLVTGVAHDGSMDILTSGTTRFGTLTITDDDNPFSGPSTYETLKVQSSAGDLIFTDSVYADGKLEITAAGKLQTTEDGILETEYAHHDENSNIKLVLSAGDGIEHINGLMESSGLRVAGTQYVEASTSNPDADIWIDATAGGGTLRLGDFSSSGDIAVDADNLIVLDSMSTTGNDNITLRSLNDMTVNADVKANGTGDVNLVAGWDGTTQKLTPFDTETFKDEAYGTTLFGTGTGVVQIGDGTQAANVSVGSRLGETNVFAKDLNITADPINHRSAQLGYRLDATTSATGSIDTYLMGSATLTGGTHPLDYATIGHGDYLGNTDLGKTVGGDIYVRAADQITLNAGTIGHQIDYYGVYASGDTYLAVTEDSLSVGQPRITIGNNSKLISDSRADGGELRLYVPSEERVVIADNANLNGVYGLTFNSADPYPKQTYADLFEGDYIGSASQNWSIFVGIIDIIVRALDGQSIYGDVPVNPGMQLVDGNLVTVDQLSSIGLQTTFAITPTTNAGTYTLSVDDSTLSPKYRLQNSFNGTFIVDKAPLAILSENVLKDFRDTAHFDSTSWRADGLKNGETVGTVEFQSDGAHEDALSGPYLLNVSDASGGTFNPANYDISYHSGNLLVSPNSGYYSHDLFTRAQAMATSLYQLFDKSEATIDVNVPSRSGVSPLIDASNP; encoded by the coding sequence TTGTTGTTTGGTTCTCTGTCGGGAGGCTCGATCTACGGCCAAATGCCCGAGGGAGGCAACATCACCGCAGGTGTCGGCACCATCGCGACCGAAGGTTTGACGACCAATATCACCACGGCTACCGATCGCGCCATCATCGACTGGAATAATTTCTCGGTCGGTCAGGGATCGACTGTCAATTTCAACCAGCCCGGCGTCGACTCGGCCGTCCTCAATCGCGTGCTCAGCAGCGGAACGCCGTCGTTGATCAACGGAGCGATCAACTCCAACGGCAACGTCTTTCTGGTCAACCCCAGCGGAATCGTTGTCGGTTCGACGGGTGTTATCAACACCAACGGCTTTGTTGGTTCGACGTTGGACATCTCCAACTCCAAATTCATGGAAGGTGAGGACCTGCAGTTCTCTGGCGATTCGACGGCGGCGATCATCAACCAAGGGACGATCGCGACGGGGTCTGGCGGCGCTCACCTGCTTGCCCACGAGATCCACAACTCGGGGACGATCACGTCCAATGGCGGATCGATCAATTTGGCGACCGGCGGCACGATTCAGCTGCCCAACGGCAACAGCTACATCCAAGCCGACATCCAATCGATCGCCAACGGGATCAGCGAAACGGCTTCGCTGATCAAGAACAGCGGCACGGTACGCGTGACCGGCGCGTTGCGTGTTGGTGGCGAGGTCTATTTGGTTAATCCCAACGGTAACGTCGTCAATGAAGGTACGATTGCCGCTCAGTTGACTCAATCCGATTCGCAACTGGCGGGCGGCAGCGTACGGATCGACGCGTCGGGCGGAAGTGCCGAGATCGGTGGCACGATCGACGTATCGGGGACCGAGGGCGGATTTGTCGCTGTGTCGGGTGATTCAGTTCACTTGGACGATGCCATGATCGACGCATCGGGAACTCAAGGCGGAGGTGAAGTCTTGGTTGGCGGCGGCCATCGTGGCGGCGACTCACGGATCGCTAACGCTGCCAACACATTCGTCTCTGCCGACACGGTGATCGACGTCAGCGCTACCGAAGCGGGCGATGCGGGAACCGCAATCGTCTGGTCGGACGTCGCGACGGAGTTCTGGGGAACGATCGTTGGTCGCGCCAACGGCGCCACGGGCAACGGCGGATTTGCAGAGGTTTCGGGAAGCGAATTGATATTCCGCGGCTTGGCGGACCTGTCCGCAGCAGCGGGCGAGTTTGGAACTCTGTTGTTAGACCCCGCGATCTTCACTGTCGATGGTGCCTCCGCACCCGCGCTGCGGCGGCAATGGGGGCTGAGCAATCTGATCATCGAAGCAAGCACTCGAATCGATGTCGTTGCGGATTTGTTTCCAACCGATTTGAGCGATGTTCCGCTTACGACAGGAACACCAACCTCGTTGACGATGCGCGACGAATTGGGAGGCGTTAACTCCATCGATATCGTTGTCGCGGCCGATATCACAGAAACGCGGACAGGTGATGACGCTGCGGTTACCTCGTCATTCCTCGCCAATAGCGGAACGTTTGCGATCGAGCCAGGCGGGTCGGTGTCGATGAAAGGCAAAACGGTCATCACCGCTGCCAACATCGACTTGGATGGAACGCTCTCGTCGGCACGCGGCTTGACCTTCAACGCATTCGACGACATCACGAAGACATACACTGAAAATGTCGGGATGGGAGATGGAGCAACTGGCACGTTCAGCCTGTCCGATTCCGATCTCGGAAACATTCGCAGCCGATTGACGATCCTAGGGGGCGATTTTGACCTCGACTTTGACGGGGCGGCTGGCTTCCAACAGCGGCTGGAGATCCAAGGAGAGGCATTAAACATCGACAGCTATTCTGGCAGCGGTCTGAAACTGACAGGAACAAGTCTCGATGTTAACGGTCCGATCACTGGCAGCACCGCCACCGGTTCGACATCAACATCAGTTGCCGACACGTTCGAGTACATTGGCCCGACGTTCCAAACGATCGGTCTGGGGTCGGGAGCTGGCGCGGTGACGCTGGACGCGGCGGATCTCGCGGGGATTACTGGTTTCAGCCAGTTCATCATCGGAAACACTCACACCGCGTCATCGGCCTTATCGGCGGTCGGTGCCGACCTGAGTGCGTTTGCCAATGTGGTCCTGAGAGGATCTCAAATCAGTTTCGACAACGTCTCGATTAAAGAAAATCTAGCTCTCCAGACGCAGAACCTGGTAATCACAAATCCCGTCACCAAAACTAACAACACGGGATCGCTGGAGATTACTCCGTTGAACACATCGATCTCGATTGGGATCGGCGATGGCACCAGCGGCGGCTTTCAGATCCGCACGGAGGAACTGGACTATCTGGGGCGATACGACGATCTTTCGGTTTCAACCAGCTTCGGCGATCTAGATATCAACGTTGATTTTCAGACGGCGTCACAGTATCCCAATTCGCTTTCGTTTTCGACGACCAGCGGAACAATCTACGTCGACAACTTGAAGACCGCATCGGATCACATCCGGCTCTCGTCGTCTGATTTGGTCATCGCCACCGATGCCGACGCGCTGCACCAGACCTTCAACAACGCGGGGGGCGGAACGCTGGAACTTGTCAAACCGACTGGCGGGTTCGGGGCGACGATGAAGATTGGTGCCGGCGCTTCTGGCAACTGGACCTTGACCAACGCGGAAATCGATGAGATCACCGGATTCACTGACATCGACTTCCACAACCAAGTCGCCGGCGGAACGATCTCGCTGCAAGACGCCGATCTGACGGGGATCACCGCGGTCGATGGCGCGACAACCTTCACAGCGGACAACTTTATCGTTTCCGGCACCGAAGGTCTCAAAATCGATGGATCGTTGGAGCTCAACATCGCTTCATCGTTTGGTGGCACAGGTCCTATCGAGACGCTATCGGCGCAGCCTCAGACCCTCGACATCAACGTCTCTTCATCCTTAGGCATCGGCAACGGTACCGCGGGAAGCGTCAACATCAATCAATCCGAACTGGATCGATTCATCGGATTTGACAAATTCGATTTCTCGGGTCAAGCGACTCACGTCAATGCAACCTTCGACAAAGACGTGTCGATCGATTCGGGAGCATTCAACACGACGATCACTCAGTTGACTCACACAGTATCTGGAAAGTCGACCGACATCACGGCAAACAACATCGTGGGTGGAACGATCACAAGCGATGGTGATGTAAATCTATCGGCGACCCAAGATATCGATGGAGCGCCGCGGTTGACGCTGAACCGCGGTGACATCGGCGGTTCCAATGCCGATGGCGACGTCAATTTTGAATCGGCCAACGGTGACATTGCAGTCGCCATCATCAATCCGAACGACGGTCTTGTCACGGGAGTTGCTCACGACGGGAGCATGGACATTCTCACCTCGGGAACCACTCGCTTTGGTACGCTGACGATTACCGACGATGACAATCCATTCAGCGGTCCTTCGACTTATGAAACGCTGAAGGTCCAGTCGTCTGCTGGCGATTTGATCTTCACCGACTCGGTTTATGCCGACGGCAAACTGGAAATCACAGCGGCGGGAAAACTCCAAACAACCGAAGACGGCATTCTGGAGACCGAATACGCACACCACGATGAGAATTCGAATATCAAGTTGGTCTTGTCGGCGGGAGATGGCATCGAGCACATCAACGGCCTGATGGAATCGAGCGGGCTGCGTGTCGCGGGCACGCAATATGTCGAAGCTTCGACCAGCAACCCCGACGCAGATATCTGGATCGACGCAACCGCGGGTGGCGGCACCCTCCGACTAGGCGACTTTAGTTCGAGCGGTGATATCGCTGTCGACGCCGACAATCTGATCGTTCTCGATTCGATGTCGACAACCGGCAACGACAACATCACGCTCCGCAGCTTGAACGACATGACGGTGAATGCCGATGTGAAAGCCAACGGCACCGGAGACGTCAATTTGGTCGCCGGTTGGGACGGAACGACTCAGAAACTGACGCCCTTCGACACGGAGACTTTCAAAGACGAAGCCTACGGCACGACGCTCTTCGGCACGGGAACGGGGGTTGTCCAGATCGGCGATGGAACTCAAGCCGCAAACGTTTCGGTCGGCAGCCGCTTGGGCGAAACCAATGTGTTCGCCAAAGACCTGAACATCACCGCCGATCCAATCAACCATCGCTCGGCACAGCTTGGCTACCGGTTGGACGCCACAACATCGGCAACAGGATCGATCGACACCTACCTGATGGGATCGGCGACGCTGACCGGTGGCACGCATCCACTGGACTATGCGACGATCGGCCATGGCGATTACCTGGGCAACACCGACTTAGGTAAAACAGTCGGGGGCGATATTTATGTTCGCGCTGCCGACCAGATCACGCTGAATGCGGGAACCATCGGTCATCAGATCGATTACTACGGCGTCTATGCTTCGGGCGACACCTACCTCGCTGTGACCGAAGACAGTTTAAGCGTGGGGCAGCCCCGAATCACGATCGGTAACAACAGTAAGTTGATCAGCGACAGCCGGGCGGATGGTGGCGAATTGCGACTGTACGTCCCCAGCGAGGAACGGGTTGTGATCGCCGATAACGCGAACTTGAATGGTGTATACGGATTAACCTTCAACAGCGCCGATCCCTATCCGAAGCAAACCTATGCGGATCTGTTTGAAGGAGACTACATCGGTAGCGCTTCGCAGAACTGGTCGATCTTCGTCGGGATCATCGATATCATCGTCCGGGCACTCGACGGCCAATCGATCTATGGCGACGTCCCTGTTAATCCGGGCATGCAACTGGTCGACGGTAACTTGGTTACCGTCGACCAGTTGTCGTCGATCGGTTTACAAACCACCTTTGCGATCACTCCGACAACCAACGCGGGGACCTACACGCTGTCGGTCGACGACAGCACATTGTCGCCGAAGTACCGTTTGCAGAATTCGTTCAACGGCACGTTTATCGTCGACAAAGCACCGCTGGCAATTCTTAGTGAAAACGTGTTGAAGGACTTCCGCGACACCGCCCACTTCGATTCCACAAGCTGGCGGGCCGACGGCCTCAAGAATGGCGAGACCGTTGGAACCGTCGAGTTTCAAAGCGATGGGGCACACGAAGACGCGTTGTCCGGCCCCTATCTGTTGAATGTCTCCGACGCTTCGGGCGGAACGTTCAACCCGGCGAACTACGACATCAGCTACCACAGCGGTAACCTGCTCGTCTCGCCAAACAGTGGATATTACAGCCACGATCTGTTTACGCGAGCTCAAGCGATGGCGACTTCGCTGTACCAGTTGTTCGACAAGAGCGAAGCGACGATCGACGTCAACGTTCCGAGTCGCTCGGGAGTTTCGCCGCTGATCGACGCGTCGAATCCGTAA
- a CDS encoding ShlB/FhaC/HecB family hemolysin secretion/activation protein, whose amino-acid sequence MDARHTTLRFIVAATLLFSIGKVGTAQNFERYKPLSLDARPLDARLPEPKDLPEKGSDEVLVASLDALIVLDDPSKVDTHNAFPDATGISIDFESQRSLVHDSGIRSILESHLHQPITLRKLNQLSREIILFYRRCGQPIVDVQIPEQKITAGTVQIVVIESRIGKIWVSGSRFSDAQRLRDQVRYNQVGSRIHESRLEEDLYWLNRSPFRHVDLALDAGEQDGTTDVRFQVTDVLPVRAYAGYEDTGVRTLGLERLYAGLILGNPFGYDGTLGYQYTSDLNFSALHAHAASYNVDFNRDYSLLTYGSWSSVAPSLPPPLDQSGEGWQTGIYLSRFFQRTSMREQAFSIGLDFKSTNNNLEFGGTNVQNSLADLVQINVGYDRLLRARNDNYLIVNHDLYIGPGSGFTSHSSAVDFNTIRANTDPSYVYYRGHINGRYELPRNLEFRGGLTGQISSDRLLFSETLGLGGYDTIRGYDQRTLNGDGGWIANLELGFQPWIKRTSRGTSVLRSFVFADLGEAYTRSPVPGEIGDQFISSAGVGMRYAISNRVNLRLDYGHGFNDVPGTPKQDRIHLGLVSLFGPVPR is encoded by the coding sequence ATGGATGCACGTCATACGACGCTACGTTTTATCGTAGCGGCAACGCTACTATTTTCGATCGGAAAGGTCGGTACGGCGCAGAACTTTGAACGCTACAAACCTCTGTCGCTCGATGCACGGCCGCTGGATGCGAGGCTTCCCGAACCGAAGGATCTGCCGGAGAAAGGGAGCGACGAGGTGCTTGTCGCTTCGCTCGACGCGTTGATCGTTCTGGACGATCCTTCCAAAGTCGACACCCACAACGCCTTTCCCGATGCCACCGGTATCAGCATCGATTTCGAATCGCAACGCTCACTTGTCCACGACAGCGGGATCCGCTCGATTCTCGAATCGCATCTGCACCAACCAATCACTCTGCGAAAATTGAATCAACTGTCTCGGGAGATCATTCTCTTTTACCGTCGCTGCGGGCAACCGATCGTCGACGTTCAGATCCCCGAGCAAAAGATCACCGCCGGAACGGTTCAGATCGTGGTCATCGAAAGCCGGATCGGCAAGATCTGGGTCTCGGGTTCGAGATTCAGCGACGCACAGCGTCTGCGCGACCAGGTTCGATACAACCAAGTCGGTTCGAGGATCCACGAATCGCGACTCGAAGAGGATCTCTACTGGTTGAACCGCAGCCCGTTCCGTCACGTCGATCTCGCATTGGATGCGGGAGAGCAGGATGGCACGACGGATGTTCGCTTTCAAGTCACCGATGTTCTTCCGGTCCGCGCTTATGCAGGGTATGAGGACACCGGTGTGCGGACGCTTGGTCTGGAGCGATTGTATGCGGGTTTGATTCTTGGAAATCCGTTTGGCTACGACGGCACGCTCGGCTACCAGTACACCTCGGACTTAAATTTCTCAGCTCTACACGCCCACGCCGCAAGCTACAACGTCGACTTCAACCGCGACTATTCGCTGTTGACCTACGGCAGTTGGTCCTCGGTAGCACCTTCGTTGCCACCACCGTTGGATCAGTCGGGCGAAGGCTGGCAAACCGGAATTTACCTCTCGCGATTCTTCCAGCGGACATCGATGCGAGAGCAAGCCTTTTCGATCGGCCTCGACTTCAAAAGCACAAACAACAACCTGGAGTTCGGCGGAACCAACGTACAAAACAGCCTCGCCGATCTGGTCCAAATCAACGTCGGTTACGATCGTTTGTTGCGAGCTCGAAACGACAACTACTTAATCGTCAATCACGATCTCTACATCGGTCCCGGCAGCGGATTCACATCGCACAGTTCGGCCGTCGATTTCAACACGATTCGCGCCAACACCGATCCTTCTTACGTCTACTATCGCGGACATATCAACGGACGCTACGAATTGCCTCGCAACCTCGAGTTCCGCGGCGGGCTGACCGGCCAAATCTCCAGCGACCGTCTGCTGTTCAGCGAAACGCTTGGACTGGGTGGCTACGACACGATTCGCGGCTACGATCAACGCACGCTCAACGGCGACGGAGGCTGGATTGCGAATCTCGAACTCGGATTTCAACCATGGATCAAACGAACTAGCAGAGGCACCAGCGTCCTGCGTAGCTTTGTCTTCGCGGATCTCGGCGAAGCATATACCCGCAGCCCCGTACCGGGTGAGATAGGCGACCAGTTCATCTCCAGTGCCGGTGTTGGAATGCGTTATGCGATCTCCAACCGGGTCAACCTGCGACTCGATTACGGACACGGATTCAACGACGTGCCTGGGACACCGAAACAGGATCGGATCCACTTGGGATTGGTCTCCCTGTTTGGCCCCGTCCCACGTTAA